One genomic window of Bradyrhizobium sp. CCGE-LA001 includes the following:
- a CDS encoding 3-hydroxybutyryl-CoA dehydrogenase, translated as MTNRVNIVCLGAGRMGRGIAVAFAYAGHSVTMIDIKARSAEEFTRLEADALGEVQRTFASLSKLGLLTEADVAPLIARVSVVAAGQSAAALSEAGMVFEGVPEVVELKREVLGAASKQVGPDTIIASTTSTILVDDLSGAIVNPRRFLNVHWLNPAYLIPLVEVSPGQATDPAIIDEVKALLEGIGKVPVVCAATPGFIVPRIQALAMNEAARMVEEGVASAEEIDKAIRYGFGFRYAVLGLLEFIDWGGGDILYYASRYLEGALGSDRYRAPEVISRNMNEGRIGLRTGSGFLDYSGLDVDAYRVERLKAMVDLLRHFGLARPPVRD; from the coding sequence ATGACCAACCGCGTCAATATCGTCTGTCTCGGTGCCGGCCGGATGGGGCGCGGCATCGCCGTCGCCTTCGCCTATGCCGGCCACAGCGTCACGATGATCGACATCAAGGCGCGTTCGGCTGAGGAGTTCACCAGGCTGGAAGCGGACGCGCTTGGCGAGGTTCAAAGGACCTTTGCCAGCCTGTCGAAGTTGGGGTTATTGACCGAAGCGGACGTTGCTCCGCTCATCGCGCGCGTCTCGGTGGTCGCGGCTGGCCAAAGCGCCGCCGCGCTCTCGGAGGCCGGCATGGTGTTCGAGGGCGTTCCCGAGGTGGTCGAGCTCAAGCGGGAGGTGCTGGGGGCTGCGTCAAAGCAAGTTGGCCCGGACACGATCATCGCATCGACGACGTCGACGATTCTCGTCGACGATCTCTCCGGCGCAATCGTCAATCCTCGCCGCTTCCTCAACGTGCATTGGCTCAACCCGGCGTATCTGATCCCGCTGGTCGAAGTCTCGCCGGGCCAGGCCACCGACCCCGCGATCATCGACGAGGTCAAGGCGCTGCTCGAAGGCATTGGCAAGGTGCCGGTGGTCTGCGCGGCGACTCCCGGATTCATCGTCCCGCGCATCCAGGCCCTCGCGATGAACGAGGCTGCCCGCATGGTCGAGGAAGGCGTCGCCAGCGCTGAAGAGATCGACAAGGCGATCCGCTACGGCTTCGGCTTTCGCTACGCTGTGCTTGGTCTGCTCGAATTCATCGACTGGGGCGGCGGCGACATCCTGTATTACGCGAGCCGCTATCTCGAAGGCGCACTCGGCAGCGATCGCTATCGGGCGCCGGAGGTGATCTCGCGCAACATGAACGAGGGACGGATCGGCCTGCGGACGGGCTCAGGCTTCCTCGACTATTCCGGCCTCGATGTCGACGCCTACCGTGTCGAGCGACTCAAGGCCATGGTCGACCTGCTCCGCCATTTCGGCCTGGCACGGCCGCCCGTACGCGATTAG